AAAACTGGACATGTATAGAAGGAGGATGCTATGGCAGGGGGAAAAAAAGAGCAATAAACCCCATCTGGTGAACTGGGATATTGTTTGTAGGCCTAAGGATCAAGGAGGTCTGGGAATTTTAGACCTTAGATGCATGAACCTTTGCTTACTGGCCAAATGGTGGTGGAGTTTGGAGAATAAGGAGGGCTTGTGGCAAAAAATAGTAAGGTTTAAATATATCAGAGGAAGACCTTTGAGTTTGATGCAAAGGAAACAAGGGGACTCTCATTTCTGGAAAAGCATTCTGGAAGTAAAAGATGTGTTTTACAAAAACTGCAAAAGAATCATTGGAGATGGTAAATCAACCAGTTTTTGGAATGATTGTTGGTGTGGGAATACTCCTCTCTCGGTAAGATTTAAAAGACTTCATGACTTATCTCTTAATAAAGAGATAAGTGTAGAAAAGGTGATAAGTACGAATTCTGAATCCTTAACCTTCAGAAGGAGGCTAGTGGGAGCTGGGGCTGACAATCTCAAGGAGATGATATCCTCATATGAGGACATCTGTCTTAATGATTCTAGAGATAATGTTATTTGGTTACTAGATAAAAAAGGATTTTCGGTCAAATCCCTTTACCTTAATTGTCGAAACAATTTGGGTCGGGTGCCTTATATGTTCATCTGGAACGCTAAAATCCCCCAAAGGATAAAAGTTTTCCTTTGGCTTCTTTTGAGAGACAGGATTCTATCCAAGGCAAATCTGAGCAAAAGGAATTGGCAAGGAAACATCAATTGCACTTGGTGTGATTGCCTAGAAACTACGCAGCACATCTTCTTTGACTGTCAGATAGCAAAATTTACATGGAGAGTGGTGCAGATGGTGCTACATCCCATTTGTATTCCCATGAATCCCAGTGAGATGTTTAGCCACTGGCTCCATCTTTTCAATAAACGAGACAGGAATTTGTTGACAGTGGGATGTAGTGCAGTTCTTTGGACTCTTTGGAAAATAAGAAACGAAGCTTGTTTTGATGATAAAAGAATAGTTAATACGTTAGACATCTTTATATTGTGTTGTTTTTGGATGAACTCATGGATTTTATTACAGAAAAAATCGGCAAGAAGGATGCTGGAGGAAAGAAGCAATCATATCAGAAAAATGGCTAGTGAGTTCTTCAGTCGAGCTTGGGGATGGTCTCCAGTTGACAGGAGGCTGACGCAGTGATCGGTTGAGTGGGGGATCCTTTTTGGCGATGATGCTTCTTTCTGTTCTTGAACCTAGAGACTCTTTTGGCTATTATATCAGGATGTCGGTCTGTAATAATGTCTTGGTTAAACCCCCTTTCTTGTCTTAGTCGTCTTGGTTTGGCAATAGATTTTAGGTCAGGTCTGATCATAGATGTTGCTGGATTAGTTGCTGAGCTTTTGTTGCCAATGGCTTGTTTTGGCTAAGACATTTCTGGTGTGTGTAGGGGGGGAAACCCCTTTTCGTCAAAAAAAACACATGCTGCAACTATTGCATGCTTCCATTTCCAGGGGTGCGATGCTTCCGTTCTCCTGAGGAACACCAGCGGCTCCAGCAACCAGACGGAGATGTTCGGCCTGCCCAACATAAACAGCCTCCGCGGGTTCCAGGTCATCGACGACGCCAAGGCCGAGCTCGAGAAGGCATGCCCCCGCACGGTGTCGTGCGCAGACATCGTCGCCTTCGCCGCACGCGACGCCACGCGCAACCTCAGCTACGGCGCCATCGACTTCCAGATGCCGGCGGGACGCCTGGACGGCCGCGTGTCCCTCAAGGAGGAGGCCGAGAAGAACCTCCCGGGTCCGTTCGACAGCCTCGACGACCTCCAGAAGAGCTTCGCTGCCCAGGGCCTCGGCTTCAACGACATGGTCACGCTCTCCGGCGCGCACAGCATCGGCGTGGCCCGCTGCAGGTTCTTCACCAACCGCCTGCCGCCTAACCCCTCGGACATGGACCGCGACCTCGCCAGGAGCCTAAAGGCGACCTGCGACCAAAACGGACTCGACTCCAAGGTGGTGCAGGACCCCGTGACGCCAGTTGCCCTGGACAACCAGTACTATAAGAACGTGCACAACGGCAAGGTGCTCTTCACGTCGGACGCCGCGCTCAACTCCACTGACGACGCAAGGAAGGTGGTGGACGGCTTCGCCAACAACGCGGTAGACTGGTACCGCGCGTTCGCCGATGCCATGGTGAAGATGGGCAACATCAGGGATAGGACCATCAACAGACCCAAGCCCGAGATCAGGGAGAAGTGCTTCATTTACAATACCTACTGATCGACACGATATCAACATTAAGACGTTCCACGAGATCCTGGAGGAGTCTGTTTGTTTTGATATTTTCCTCTTGCATTCATTATCATGCGATTGATTTCCCTTTTATTTGCATCCAAAAAtgtcatgctgagatttttgttgTAAAAGGACTTTGAATTCAAGCAATACATTTTATTTGTCCACACAAGACTTGTTCTATGTTAGGTTTTAGACTAACTCTGACCCAAAAGTAAGAGAAGCTACAGCTCTTGAATGTGTGTGAGGAGAGCTCGTAGAAGTGGAGACAAAGCCCATGTGTGCCCACATGGAGGTCGTTGTCTTTCTAGACCCGGAGCTCCTTGAGTCAGACATCTCTTGTCATGCTAATTATTGGATTGCGAGTagtctacttcattagtgaggtCTTCCATGATACCAAAACTAGGTATTGAAAGATGCAAATATTGCTCTATGTGATCCTTGTCGCATTCCAAAAGCTCCAACAATTTTCAGGCGCATACAATCTCAATGGTTACTTTCCATATCGCAAAGGATTTAGTCATTCTAGCTAGGTTCTACACTTGTACACTAGCCAATAACTTTGCTAGGAAGATAAAGCACACAATCAAGGTAACacaatataaatgtggaagctaaAAGTACGATAGAAATAGAAACTCCACTTAGCatgccgatatttttaccgatcTATGAAGAAGCCCACAAGTTTCCCCCTAATCCTTGTTGGTGTTCTAAGGGAATgtccatgcgagggccaagcgcCTGATCATGTAACTTCGCGGATAGCTCCAAGCATTCTTCATGTGAAAGTGGTACTCCTTTGATGTGCATTACAAATAAATACCtaggtagggatgaaaacgaccAGAAACGGTcagtaaacactaaaaccattgccattttcatatttttttatcAGAAACAAAGTCGAAAACGGTAACTCtagaaacgatatcggtatttcggaaacatcgaaAACGAAAATTCAGTACGGAAATGTCGGGTACCAGGAACAGGGTATCCAAGGCAAGGCCCATAAACCTCTCTCTGTCCCATTTACCAACCAAGTCCCCGCCGAACAAGTCTGCGAGATGAGGCAAACGACCATATCCCCATGGAGCAAGTCTGCGAGGCGGAGCGGGCAACCAAACCCCCCGCCAAGCAAGTCTGCGAGGCGGAGCGGACGACCAAGTCCCCCGCGCGAGATCAAGATTATTaaaaagtgggttagtgaaaattatgGACCCAAATTTCACACCCAAGTTAGGTAACTAAATTCTACTTTCTATATCTAGATTTTTACTTTCTTACAAGTGGTATATAGTTCCTTTCATACCCAGTTTTTGCCATGCACATTTAAAATTTCTATCATGTATACACCTAGTtatatcatatggtaggattgcttattTTTAGTCATATCCAATGAGCAAACCTATATCGTTTAAAATGTTTAGGAGCGTGACACATATCTCGTTTAATTTTCTATCAAATGGTATCAAGGCTATTCAAGCGGTATTTATTATTACCAATTTGTACCATTTGGTTTATCTAATATATCCTAAATCCCAACTTATAGATGACTACTTCTAAATATCATCTAAGTAATGATCACATTCATGTgatatctatactactctattaagaacctaatgtgggtAGTTGGTGTTACCACGGCTTCACCCCCTGCACTTACACTCTGGGCCCGCCCCACACAACCTGACTGGTTCTCTCGCCCCACGTGCCCCGCCTCGGCGCTGTGTCCTGTGGGCTCCACGCCCAGCGCCCGTGCAGCTACTGCCCTGTGGGCCCCCAGTGCCCGTGCAACTCTCTCTCAGCTACTGCCCTATGGACCCTAGCGCCCGCGAAGCCAGGTACTGCGCTTGTCCAGCACCTGACCTCGCCCGCAAAAAAATAGTGCGAagcgagcactcgaacccacGTCCCCCTCTTGTCCAAAAATTTAGGGCTAATCACCAAACCACATcgtaccttagtgtttagaaataaacaacaaTTATATTTAATAAATATCCCAATACCTATTTATAAGATATATAACAAACATAGCAAAGCATGGACAACTGTCTAGTTATTCTTTAAGAGGTACCTTGACGACCTTAAAAGTCCAAAGTGCATGTATCCTACAAGTATTCATAATATGCATACACACTTTTAGGAGGAATCACTCTATAAATTGGTATATTTGAGACTAACCCCTTCATCATGCATACACACGGACGACGCAAGGAAGGTGGTGGACGGCTTCGCCAACAACGCGGTAGACTAGTACCGCGCGTTCGCCGATGCCATGGTGAAGATGGGCAACATCAGGGATAGGACCATCAACAGACCCAAGCCCGAGATCAGGGAGAAGTGCTTCATTTACAATACCTACTGATCGACACGATATCAACATTAAGACGTACCACGAGATCCTGGAGGAGTCTGTTTGTTTTGATATTTTCCTCTTGCATTCATTATCATGCGATTGATTTCCTTTTATTTGCATCCAAAAAtgtcatgctgagatttttgttgTAAAAGGACTTTGAATTCAAGCAATACATTTTATTTGTCCACACAAGACTTGTTCTATGTTAGGTTTTAGACTAACTCCGACCCAAAAGTAAGAGAGGCTACAGCTCTTGAATGTGTGTCGAGAGAGCCTATAAAAGTGGAGACAGAGCCCATGTGTGCCCACATTGAGGTCGTTGTCTTTCTAGACCCGGAGCTCCTTGAGTCAGACATCTCTTGCCATGCTAATCATTGGATTGCGAGTAGTCTACTTCATTAGTAAGGTCCTCCATGGTACCAAAACTAGGTATTGAAAGATGCAAATATTGCTCTATATGATCCTTGTCGCATTCCAAAAGCTCCAACAATTTTCAGGCGCATACAATCTCAATGGTTACTTTCGATATCGCAAAGGATTTAGGCAATCTAGCTAGGTTCTACACTTGAACACTAGCCAATAACTTTGCTAGAAAGATAAAGCACACAATCAAGGTAACacaatataaatgtggaagctaaAAGTACGATAGAAATAGAAACTCCACTTGGCatgccgatatttttaccgatcTATCAAGAAGCCCACAAGTTTCCTCTAACCCTTGTTGGTGTTCTAAGGGAATGTCCATGCGAGGGCCAAGTGCCTGATCATGTAACTTCGCGGATAGCACCAAGCATTCTTCATGTGAAAGTGGTACTCCTTTGATGTGCATTACAAATAAATACCtaggtagggatgaaaacggccaAAAACGGTcagtaaacactaaaaccattgttattttcatattttttttaTCAGAAACAAAATCGAAAAATGGTAACTCTAGAAatgatatcggtatttcggaaacatcgaaAACGAAAATTCAGTACAGAAATGTTGGGTACCTAGGAACGGGGTACCCAAGGCAAGGCCCATAAACCTCTCTCTGTCCCATTTACCAACCAAGTCGCCGAACAAGTCTATGAGATGGAGCAAATGACCATGCTTCGTGGAGCAAGTCTGCAAGGCGGAGCGGGGAACCATGCCCCTCGCCAAGCAAGTCTGCGAGGCAGAGTGGACGACCAAGTCCCCCGCGCGAGATCAAGATTATTaaaaagtgggttagtgaaaattattGACCCAAATTAGGTAACTAGATTCTACTTTCTATATCTAGATTTTTACTTTCTTACAAGTGGTATATAGTTCATTTCATACCCCGTTTTTGCCATGCACATTTAAAATTTCTATCATGTATACACCTAGGtatatcatatggtaggattgcttgtttttagtCATATCCTTGGAGCAAACCTATATCATTTAAAATGTTTAGGAGCATGACACATAGCTCGTATAATTTTCTATCAAATGGTATCAAGGCTATTCAAGCAGTATTTATTATTACCAATTTGTACCATTTGGTTTATCTAATATATCCTAAATCCCAACTTATAGATGACTACTTCTAAATATCATCTAAATAATGATCACATTCATGTgatatctatactactctattaaaaaCCTAATGTGGGCAGCTCGTGCTACCACGGCTTCACCACCTGCACTTACACTCTAGGCCCGCCCCACACAACCTGACTGGTTCTCTCGCCCCACGCGCCCCGCCTCGACGCTGTGTCCGCTGGGCTCCACGCCCAGCACCCCCGCAGCTGCTGCCCTATGGGCCCCCAGTGCCTGCGCAACTCTCTCTCAGCTACTGCCCTGTGGACCCCCAGCGCCCGCGAAGCCAGGTACTGCGCTTGTCCAGCACCTGACCTCGCCCGCAAAAGATAGTGCGAagcgagcactcgaacccacGCCCCCTCTTCTCCAAAAATTTAGGGCTAACCACCAAACCACATtgtaccttagtgtttagaaataaacaacaaTTATATTTAATAAATATCCcaatacctatttatatgatatataacaaACGTAGCAAAGCACATGCAACTGTCTAGTTATTCTTTAAGAGGTACCTTGACGACCTTAAAAGTCCAAAGTGCATGTATCCTACAAGTATTCATAACATGCATACACACTTTTAGGGGGAATCACTCTATAAATTGGTATATTTGAGACTAACCCCTTCATCAGGCTTATCATGTGTAGTAGTATCAATGAAGGAAAATTGAGTCCATGAAGAAAAGCAATATGATGCAACTTCAAGAAATTCGACAATTGGTATTACATATATTGATATCAAGTTCAATTGGTATCATGCATTTTGGTTTCTAGATCTTTTAGTATCTTGTATATGTTCTGTCCATTCATTACATAGATTAAATCATGTTCTTTTATTTCACCCCCTTTCTACTATTCAATGGATTCATTTTTAGTTGGTaccaatgaaagggaaatgtgcccttgggccatttctaagtattttggtgattgagtgccaacacaagtgcttttgtgctaatctatgcaaagtggtggacaaagtgaaaatcatgttaaaaggtatgtttctagacttagtacattgttttatggactaatgtattgtgtctaagtgctggaaacagaaaaaatcgagttggagaagagatggctaagttcagccaaagtctgctcagtctgggttcaccggactgtccggtggtgcaccggacagtgtccggtgcgccaggctggctcgggcaaacaggctgctctcgggacttcgacggcggtgtacgactataattcaccggactgtccagtgagctgttcacaggcgaactcgtcgctctcgggaaaccatcaacggcgtacggctaaaattcaccggactgtccggtggagcaccggactgtccgatgagtcaacggtcagccggggcaatggtcggccgaggattccgcgcatgacgcgtggccgagccaacggtcacattggtgcaccggactgtccggtgtgcaccggacatgtccggtgcgccaacgtctctcaggctgccaacggtcgactgcgccatttttggaaggaaatcgggcaccggacaatgtccggtgtgcaccggactgtccggtgctccagtcgacagaaggcaagatcagccttcctagattgctctcaacggctcctagctgccttggggctataaaagggacccctaggcgcatggaggagcacaccaagcattcttacaacattcctaagcaccaagacctcgattccgcgcatttgtttctttgtgatagcatatagagctctagtggagttgtgaactcattgagttgtgttgcgagctcttgttgcgacttgtgtgcgtggtgacactctgatttttgtgtcttgtgtgcgttgctaatccctcccttgctccgtgcttctttgtgaacttcaagtgtaagggcgagaggctccaagttgtggagattcctcgcaaacgggattaagaaaagcacgcaaaacatcgtggtattcaagtgggtctttggaccacttgagaggggttgattgcaaccctcgtccgttgggacgccacaacgtggagtaggcaagcattggtcttggccaaaccacgggataaccatcgtgccatcactgtgattgatttcttgtggttattgtgttttgtagaagactcctctctagccacttggcaattattgtgctaacacttaatcaagtttttgtggcttaagtttcaagttttacaggatcacctattcaccccccctctaggtgctctcaattggtatcagagccgttctcttcgcaaagggactaatcgcccgaagagatggatccaaaggggaagggaatcgtgatcaacgacaaagagaaggactccttcgtcaacgagcctaaggacgataagcctaccgactcgggctcgggccatagacgcaaagattggaagaagaagacaaggcgcatcaaggagattgtctactacgacgacagcgacgagtcatcttcttcccaaaaggacgacgaccacaacgactacgagaggaggaaaccggttaattcgaacttttcttttgactactctcgtattccgcaaagtacaaattctcatttgctctccattccacttggcaaacctcctcactttgatggagaggactacggattttggagccacaaaatgcgtagtcacctgttctctctccatccgagcatatgggagattgtggaaagtggaatgaagttcgatagctcggatagtcctattttcattaatgaacaaattcatagaaatgcacaagccactactgtgttgttagcctccttgtgcagggacgagtaccataaagtgagcggcttggacaatgccaagcagatctgggacaccctcaagatttctcatgaggggaacgacgtcaccttgctcaccaagatggagttggtggagggcgagctaggacgattcgcgatgataaggggcgaggagccaacccaaacatacaaccggctcaagacccttatcaacaaaataaggagctacggaagcacgcgatggacggaccacgacgtcgtccgattgatgctaaggtcctttaccgttcttgatcctcatttggtgaataatattcgtgagaatcccaggtacaccaaaatgtcgcccgaagaagtccttggaaaattcgtaagcgggcgaatgatgatcaaggaggcgaggtacgtggacgacgcgttgaacggtccaatccatgagcctcaacccattgctctcaaggcaacaaggagcaaggaggcgttacctagcaaggtagcgcaagttgaggcggcagggctaaatgatgaagaaatggccctcatcatcaagcgcttcaagacggcgcttaagggtcgcaagggacagccaagcaagaccaaagccaaggggaagcgctcatgcttcaaatgcggtaagattggtcattttattgctaactgtcccgataatgaaagtgaccaggaacacgggagcaagagggaaaagaagaaaaattacaagaaggccaagggcgaggcacatcttggcaaggagtgggattcggattgctcctcgtccgactccgacaatgaaggacttgccgccaccgccttcaacaagtcatccctcttccccaacgagcgtcacacatgccttatggcaagggagaagaaggtatgtactcgaaactctacttatgcttcttcaagtgaggacgaatctagtgatgaggatgaaatagattattcatgtttatttaagggcctagatagaaccaaggtagataaaattaatgaattgattgatgccttgaatgataagaataggcttttagaaaaacaagaggatttgttgtatgaagaacatgacaaatttgtagaagcacaaaaatctcatgctttagaagttaaaagaaatgaaatgctttcttgtgaattatcttcttgccatgagacaatttctagcttaaggagcattaatgatgatttgaatgctaagttagaaatagctagtaaatcaacaacttgtgtagaaaatgttgttatttgcaatagatgtaaagattttgatattgatgcttgtagtgaacatatagcttctattgcaaagttaaatgatgaaatggctagtcttaatgcccaacttaaggctagcaaaagtgattttgataaactaaaatttgctagggatgcctacacggttggtagacacccctcaattaaggatgggcttggcttcaagagggaagccaagaacttaacaagccataaggctcccatctccgccaaggagaaagggaaggcccctatggcaagtagtactaaaaagaaccatgcttttatgtacaatgatagaagacagtctcataggagttgtaatgcttttgattcacatgcctatgattcttattctatgtttgcttccagttcttcctatatgcatggtagagatatgcctaggaaaaatattcatcatgtgcctagaaagaatattgttcatgttcctaggaaagttatgaatggaccctctacaatttatcatgctttaaatgcttcctttgctatttgtagaaaggataggaagatagttgctagaaaattaggggcaaaatgcaagggtgataaaacttgcatttgggtccctaagacaattgtgactaaccttgtaggacccaacaagagttgggtacctaaaacccaagcctaaatttgccttgcaggtttatgcatccgggggttcaagctggattatcgacagcggatgcacaaaccacatgacgggggaaaagaggatgttctcttcctacgtcaagaacaaggatccccaagattcaataatattcggtgatgggaaccaaggcaaggtaaaagggttaggtaaaattgctatttcatccgagcactctatatccaatgtgtttttagttgagtctcttggatataacttgttatctgttagtcaattatgcaatatgggatataattgtctattcacaaatgtagatgtgtctgtctttagaaggtgtgatggttcactagcttttaagggtgtactagatggcaaactttatttggttgattttgcaaaagaagaagccggtctagatgcatgcttaatggctaagacttgcatgggctggttgtggcatcgccgcttagcacatgtggggatgaagaacctccacaagcttctaaagggagaacacgtgataggtctaactaatgtacatttcgaaaaagatagaccttgtgcagcttgtcaagcagggaaacaggtgggaggctctcatcacaccaaaaatgtgatgacaacatcaagaccctttaagatgcttcatatggacctcttcggacccgtcgcctatctgagtataggaggaagtaagtatggtcttgttatagttgatgattttttccgcttcacttgggtattctttttgcaggataaaactgaaacccaagggaccctcaagcgcttcctcaggagagctcaaaatgagtttgagctcaaggtgaagaagataaggagcgacaatgggtccaaattcaagaatcttcaagtggaggagttccttgaggaggaggggatcaagcacgagttctccgctccctacacacctcagcaaaatggtgtggtagagaggaagaacaggacgctcatcgatatggcgaggactatgcttggagagttcaagacccccgagcgcttttggtcggaagccgtgaacacggcttgccacgccatcaacagggtctaccttcaccgcctcctcaagaagacttcatatgagctgctaactggtaacaaacccaatgtgtcttattttcgtgtatttgggagcaagtgttatattcttgtgaagaaaggtagaacctctaaatttgctcccaaagctgtagaaggttttttattaggttatgattcaaatacaaaggcgtatagggtcttcaacaaatcatcgggtttggttgaagtctctagcgacgttgtatttgatgagactaatggctctccaagagagcaagttgttgatcttgatgatgtagatgaagaagacgttccaacggccgcgatacgcaccatggcgattggagatgtgcggcctcaggaacaattggagcaagatcaaccgtcttcctcaactatggtgtatcccccaacccaagatgacgaacaggtacctcaagtggaggcgcatgatcaagggggagcactggATGTTCAaagtgaagaggaagaagcacctcaggcacctccaacccaagttcgagcgacgatccaaagggatcatcccgtcgaccaaatattgggtgatattagcaagggagtaactactcgttcgagattagttaatttttgtgagcattactcttttgtctcttctattgagcctttcagggtagaagagg
This portion of the Zea mays cultivar B73 chromosome 2, Zm-B73-REFERENCE-NAM-5.0, whole genome shotgun sequence genome encodes:
- the LOC103647879 gene encoding peroxidase 2-like, which translates into the protein MAKVAALTITLLGLLVSVTCQGSTYPAQQQQEASSSSSSPGCILRGWIPFLPPCRDDQAPTPNPLPPPSGAGLTVGYYKNCPGAEGIVREAVEKAMDNGNRGIGAGLVRIFFHDCFVRGCDASVLLRNTSGSSNQTEMFGLPNINSLRGFQVIDDAKAELEKACPRTVSCADIVAFAARDATRNLSYGAIDFQMPAGRLDGRVSLKEEAEKNLPGPFDSLDDLQKSFAAQGLGFNDMVTLSGAHSIGVARCRFFTNRLPPNPSDMDRDLARSLKATCDQNGLDSKVVQDPVTPVALDNQYYKNVHNGKVLFTSDAALNSTDDARKVVDGFANNAVDWYRAFADAMVKMGNIRDRTINRPKPEIREKCFIYNTY